Below is a genomic region from Paenibacillus pabuli.
GATCTTTGTAATAATTGTCCTGGGATATAAACGTCACTTTGCCTGATCCAAGACGGTCGATGACGGAGCGAGCTACCGTCGTTTTACCGGAGCCGGTCCCTCCGGCGATACCAATAATGAGCATGGTTGTTCCATAAACCTCCCTAGATTGGCAGCATGATCAGTAGATGGAGAGCGTCAAAAATGAGCTCTATCTGCATGTCTGTCTGCGAATACACAATTCCTCAATTGTATCACAGCTTGCTGACTTTTTCATCTTAAGGAACAGACCATGTTTTGCCTTTCGGGAGGCATACTCATTTTCAGATTTAAGATTCTAACGCATAGTAGAGCGCTTGTGCCCTCGCATCGTCCAGGGAAGAATCAGGTTCTGGCCAATCAGGCGAATGAGCAGACCAAGAATAACAAAACCAAGCACACTTCCTGCCGTATTTGCAATTAGATCATTGATATCGGTTGAGCGGCCATTCCCCAGAGTAATCCGGATCACAAGCTGCAATATTTCAATAGAAAAACTTAACATTAGGCCAGCCGCTGCCGCTTTGCGTATCGAGTCAACTGAAGGTTTCAAAAGAGGAAGCAAGAACCCCAGCGGCATAAACAGCACTATGTTCAGAAGGAAGCTTGGCGCATCCGCAGTCAGCAGCGGAACCCATTGAAGGTTCTTGTACCAGGGTGTCTGGTTGGCATAGATTCCGATGTTCACATCGATTGGGAAAAATACAAAATGCAACACGCCCAGCATGTATATAGCGAAAGTCAGCATCAGCATATACTGTTTGCTGGTATATCTAACTTTGCTCACCCTGGCGTGGATCACCAGAGCGAGCAGAGTCAGAATGAATAGTGGACCAAGGACACTTATAGATGAAATGGTAAATTGAATGGACATGCGATGACCCCTTTGCAAGGAAATGAGTTCGAGCTATTGGAGCTGAATTTTCATTTCCATTCCCTGAATAAATTGATTGTCTTTGACCTCTTCGGTAAAGTCATCTTTCACTTCAAAAGGTTTCACTACCAGGTATTTTACATCCTTCGCTGTTGTCGCATATATGCTTTCCCATTTCAACTGGTTATCTTCATATATACCCTCGCCGCTGAGTGCAGTCAGTTGCCGACCTTGATCATCATAGATGGCAAACCTGATGTCCTGCAGCTGTTCTTTTTCTTTGGCAGTCAACGTTTCTTTTCCATTCAAACCGATGGCGGCAGTTAAGCGTGTTGTGATAGGAGTAACCTCGGCTTTCGTAACAGTGGCCGTAAACAAGTCATTCTCCATGAGGGTATCAGGCTGAACCTTGTAGGTGTCTGTTGTTGATTTGGTAAAAGGAACGGTTAACTCAAATTCATGATCCAGGCCTTGCAGCGTCAACTTAACCTTGGCATCGAACTGATCCGGGAATTCGCCTTTGTGATCCGCAGGAATGACCTGTTCAAAAAGCAAGGTATCGGGCTCGTTCGCCCCGGCTGAACTATAGAACAGACCACCATCTGGGCTAAACCCATTTACATCGAGGAAAACGTTGTCGACTCCGCTGCTCAGCTTCACAATGTCCTTGCCGTTATCATACATGCCCTGATTTAGGTTGGGAGCCGTGACATGAACCAGAAATGCTGCGCGTGTGCCATCGTATACCGTTTCCAACACCTTGAATTTTACATCCTGATAAGCAAAGGAACTGTTTACTGGAGTAGTCAAACCTTCGCTACCCGCTGTTCTCAGACCCATATCCGCTTCAATTGAGCTGAAGAGGCTGCCTACGAGCGGAATGTTGCGCAAAGAATCAGCCATGGCTGGAGACACAAATCCGGATGCAAATACAGTAACACCTAATACACCTGCGGCAACGGCTGCCGCTGCGGTACGGCGCAGTCCTTTGTTTACCCGTCGCGGACGCTGAGCCTGTTCACTGTCCAGCTGGCGGGGTGATTCGGGAAGGGACTCCAGTGTGGCATCAATTCGAGTGCGTACAAGATTAGACATGGCAGGGCGCTCCTTTGCTTGTTTTTTTAACTCCTGATCAATATTAAATGGGTTTGACATGCAGTTTTACCTCCCGAAAGTTTTTGAATTTTTGATATAGTTCCTGCCGTGCCCGGCTAAGTCTCATTTTTACCGCGCTCTCGGATATATTCAGCGTATCCGCTACCTGACGCAGGGTTAGATCTTCAAAATAATGCAGCACAATGACAATTCGTTTCGATTCTTCCAGTCGATCAACGGCTTCTCTCATATCCACCTCATCGTAGGGGCTGGAGACTTCCTGCTTGGCAGGCACCTCTGCATATGATGTGGAGAGGGAGAGACGGGAGAGCATGGTATTACATTCGTTGATGAGGATGCGGAACATCCAGGTTTTGAAATACTGGGGTTCACGAAGCGTATGCATGGATTTATAAGCTTTCAGGATCGTCTCCTGAATGGCATCAGCCACGTCCTCCTCTTTTCGCAGCATGGATTTTGCTGTATTGTATAGGGAATTTTCAATTTCTCGGATGAGCCTGATAAAGGCGTCACGATCTCCCTGAATAGCTTGGTTGACGAGATCGGTCGGGTCCATGGATAACAGCTCCTTTCTTGGGATACGGGATAACAGCTCCCCGCTTGGTTTTTACATGAATTAGACTTTTGGTGGGCTAATATGGTCACAATTATTTTTTTAAAAGGAAATGTGGTTGCTTAATATGGACGCTTGGGAACGGACTGTACCCTTCAGATGGATTGGAGATAGTCCGTAGACGGGGAAGAGGTGGCCTTTCGTACAAAGTTCGTATGAGTACTTAGCTGGTGTATCAATTTTGTCTCAATATTTCTGGTTTGGGTTGAAGGATCTAGGTCCTTTGATATAATGATGTCGAATAATGTCCGTTATGTAACTTTAACGGGATTATTACAATCCAAGGAGGTGATACTTTTGAAAAGAAAAGGTAGATTTATTTCTTCTGTTGTTATGGCATCCATTACGGCAGTATCGGTTGGTTCTTTTGCTTTTACAGAAAGTACATATGCGTCTTCAATAACCCAGTCACCATCGGGTATCTCATCTATTGATTTGCAGGGAATGGACCTGGAAACCGCACTTATGGCTGTTCAGCAACAACGTTCTGCGTTGATTGAGTCACAGCTGCAAACCCAGCTGGAAGCAGTGCAGAGTCGCAATGCAGCGATTGCGGAACTGAATGGGAAGCTTGCTCAAGCGATCGAAAGTGGGGATTTCGAGCTGGTGCAGTCTCTCAAAAACCAAATTGACGCTCTCTCCAGCTCCCAACAGATGGACATGCTGCGTCTGCAATCCTTGTCCAACAAGCGTAATGAGGCGTTTGACGTGATGACGAACTTTATCAAAAAAATGCAGGATTCCAGATCATCCATCATCGGCAACATGCGTTAATCTACAACTTTTTATCTGATCCATTGTGGTCAATGGAAGGTCATGAGGTATAACAGAAAAAGCGAAGTTCTCGACATAGCGTCGGTAACTTCGCTTTTTCTGCTTTCTGAGCCATTAGCCTATATAGCAACTTCCGGCACTTAACCAGACCAGTCGCGGCGGCGAGTAAAGAGATCCTTCAGCTCGTCTGTTGACAATTCGGTAATCCAGTTCTCGGAGCTGGTGATGATGTTATCGCTAAGCTGCTGCTTGCTCTCCAACATCTCGTCTATACGCTCTTCCAGCGTGCCGAGGGAAATAAACTTGTGCACCTGGACGTCCTTCGTCTGTCCCATGCGGTAAGCTCGGTCGGTGGCCTGGTTTTCCACGGCAGGGTTCCACCAGCGGTCAAAGTGAAATACATGATTCGCTGCAGTCAAATTTAGCCCCACGCCGCCTGCCTTGATGGACAGGATGAAAACGGACGGCTGCTCATACGCAGGTAATGTACGGGACTGGAACTGCTCGATCATGCGGTCCCGTGCCGTCTTGGATGTACCGCCATGCAGATATAATACAGGCTCCTGCAGTTCCTGCTGGAGAACCTGCTGCAGTATCTGACCCATACCGATGTACTGCGTGAAAATAAGGCAGCGCTCGCCCTCTTCCCGCAGCTCGCGGACAAGCTCCATCAGCCGTTCCAGCTTCGCAGAGCGGCTGATGAGCATCGCCATGTCCTGTGGACTGTACAGGTCATACTCTGCCTTGGAACCATCCGAAGACAGCGTTTCCGGCAAGGCTTCCTTCGTAAGAAGCAGCGGATGGTCACACAGCTGCTTGAGCTGGGTTAACGCGGACAGAATGGCGCCTTTGCGCTTGATGCCTTCCAGCTCTTTCATTTTATCCATCAGCGCCTGCACGGATTGGTCGTATAGGGCACTTTGCTCACCGGTAAGATGAATGTAGGTTTTCATCTCGTTTTTGTCCGGCAGATCGAGCTGGATATTCGGATCCTTTTTCTTGCGACGAAGCATGAATGGTTTAACCAGCTGCTGCAGATCCTGCATGCGCTGCTCATCCTTGTCCTTCTCAATTGCACTGATAAACCGGGTTTGGAAGGCGCGTGCGCTGCCTAGGTATCCCGGGTTGATGAAATCATAGATGGACCATAGTTCAGCCAGCCGGTTTTCAATCGGCGTACCTGTCAATGCGATACGGTGTTTAGCCGGGAAACTGCGTACCGCCATGGACTGCTTGGTTTGCGCATTCTTAATGTTTTGCGCCTCGTCCAGACAGATGGAAGCCCAAGTGTATGACTGTAACATCTCTTGATCCAGGGTTGCGGTAGCATACGACGTAATGATGATATCCACTTGTTCGGTCTGTTCCCTGAATGCTTCTCCGCTAAGCCTGCGTGCACCGTAGTGCAGACTGACGTTAATCGATGGTGCAAAACGGCTGATTTCCTTCTGCCAGTTGCCCAGCACCGAAGTGGGGCAGATGAGAAGGGCGGGAGCATCCCCGGGTAACCGCTGCTGATTTTCCTTGAGATGCAGCAAATACGTAATAAATTGAATGGTCTTTCCAAGACCCATATCATCCGCAAGGCAGGCTCCAAGACCGAATTTGCGCAAGAATCCAAGCCAGGCAAATCCTTCTTTCTGGTAGGAACGAAGCTCTGCATGCAGCCCAGCCGGAACGGGAAGGGAGGGAGCCCCGCCTTGTCCGCCGCCAAGCTGTGCAATGATCCGGTTCAAGTGTTCATTCAGTTCTACCTCCAGCCGAATATTCTCATTAGCATGTGGCTGCTGCTCCTCCTCCTCGGCCTGCTGTCCTTCCTTCCATTTCTGGTTACGATATTCCCGCTGCTCATTTTGCAGCAGATGCAGGTGCAGAATGTCTTGAAACGACAGTCCCTGTTCCCGGTCGACACCGCCCATGGCCCGGCGAATCTGCTCCAGCAGGGCAGGGTCAAGCGGCACCCATTCTCCGCGGAACCGTACCAGCCGCTCGTTGCGGGCAACGAGATCGGCGAATTCCTCTTCACTGAGATCGGAATCTCCAATTGCAATGCGCCAGTCAAAATGAATGATCGAGTCCAGCCCGAAGAAGGACTGTCCACGTTCACTGCCTTCCTCCGGTTTCACCTTGGCACGAAGCTTAGGCTTCTTCTTGCGGGCCGACTCCCACCATCCCGGAAGCAGTACCTGCCAGCCTGATTCCAGCAGTCTGCCGCTGTCGATGGTAAGGAACTGCCATGCTTCCTGATCACTAAGCGGATCACTCAGCACATCCCGGCTTCCGCTGATGGAACGGCTGATTCGCGGCAAATGTGCACGCAGCTGCTCCAGCCACCCAGCAGAACGGTCAAGGATAAATGCTGTCCACACATCTGGCCATTCTCCTTCAAGTCGGCCGCGTGAATCGAGCCGAACCGGAATCAGTGAAGCTGCATCCAGCTTGTCCTGCAAAACGATACGCAGCCGCCATGCGTGCTCATCGTCGTCCGGCTCCAGCAATTGCAGAAGCGGGCGGAAGGGGGCCGCGTCTGATTTCCATCCAATCGAGACAAGCCAGGCCTGGGCATCCATTCCTGCTGTTCTTGGTGGCGTCCCCCCTTGAGGAAACAGTTGAGGGAATTCGCGCCGCAGATCGGTTGCAGCTTCTTCAGAGCTATACCACCGCTGAAATACAGAAGCAGAATAGGCCGCGTTAAGTCCCTCGGCATAGCTCTCGTCTGTTTGATCGATTGCTTTGCTTAGCGCAGCCCGGTCCTGAGGTTTCATGCTATCTGGATCCCAGCTCCATTGCAGCTGACCTGTACGATAGGCAGCGAAGCTGGGGACATATTTTCGGTTCTCAATGGTTGCGGCCAGCGCAGGAGCAAGCCTGATCAGATGAGCTGCCTGCTCGTCCCATTTCCACTCAATGTGCAGCAGCGTATGCATCTCTGCGAAGAAGGGAATGACCTCTTCCGCAGGCAGTACCACCAGATCAATGTCTTCGATCTGTCTCGTCTCCAGCTCGGTCCCGAAGAAGGAGGGAGCATGCCAGGCAAATAGCCGCTGCTTAAGCGACTGCCCCGTTACAAAATGATGAGTATTAAGTGCTCCATAAAATAAGGCATCACCGTATCCGGTCAATGCGACATGTACTTCAATCGTTTCGGTATAGGGATGTATAAGGCTCATGAGATCAACTTACCTTTCCGAAGTTCTTCCTGCAGTGCACGCAGTCTGCTATTCCGTACAGCCAGTGCGGTAATGAAATCTTCCCAGCGATCCTCTTGCTTCAGTTTTTTGTAGATTTTGGACAGTCGCTTCAGCAGCTTGACTGCTGCCTTGTAGCCGTCCCTGTTTTTGTGGCCGATGTACCGTTCCACTGCCTGATGGTAGAACGGGAGCAGGAGCTCCGGTGCCTCTTTTTCAATCGGCTGCAGCACAGCCACGCGAAATTCGAGCGGTTCCGTCTCCGTACTTAACTGAAAATCAATCCAGCGGCGCCACTGTCCGCGACTATGCATGGCTTCTTCGTACGCCGGGCGGGAGTGAGGGAGCATGCTAACCAGGGTATCCCACATGTGACTTTCCGTCTCAGGAAGATGTTTGATCGTCATGTCCCACAGCTGCATATAATCCTGCAAAGGTTCATTCCGGCGATTGGCCAGCAGTGGTCCAAGCTGTGCAAGCCATGCACCGAGCCGCTTCCAATTTGATTCATCCGCGAGCACATGCAGAAAATGCAGCAGATGTTCTGCAGGAATGCCGTACGCCGTACTTCCACTCGTCAAGCGTTGCCAGGCTTGTTCGTCCTGATGCAAGTGGAAGTGTATCCAGCTTTGCGCGAGCACCAGGGGCAAGGGTGATGATTTTCCAAGCTTACCAGGCTGGATGCTGCCTGTCAGATTGGCAACGCTTAGCACGCTACCTCCGCTATGGCCTGGTGTATTATCTGCACTTTCTTTCAACTGATCTTCGATTTCCTGTAAAATGTTCAACTCCGATAAGAGCAATTGCTCATTCTGTAAGTGAGGGACAATCCAGTTCAGCCAAACCTGCCGATAGATCGGCGTGAACAGCATCAGTGTGGATGTCTCGGATGTCATTTGTGTACGGAGATACGTTATGGTTTCGTCCACCCGCTTCCACAGTTGCTTAAGCTTATTGTCCGGCAGATCAGCGAATTGAAGCGGATGGCTAAGTACCTGATCCATGCCTTTCTGAAGTGCATCTACAGCAAGCTGAGCAGGGTAACTTAAATAAATTGGTGTATGGCTGGTTGAATGACGGGAAGGGATGCAGTATCGCATAAGGTACAGATGTACATGGAATTCAAATAACTGATCCATCCCGGCAGACAATTTAGGCTTAATGGCATACAGTTCATCGGCTGCTTCCTGTACGTATGCCGTACTTGGCGTGCCTGTGCCCAATCTGACCAGGCATTTCTCGAACAGTTCATACCACTCTGTAATTTCCAGGCCTGCAAGCTCTAATGCCCGTTCCCTGATCTGACTGTACTGAAAATGAGGGATATCCGTATCCTGTTCTGAAACAGCACTCGAGCGAAATGAAGACATGGAAGCCACAGGCTTCACTGCCTGTTTCAAGGCTGTGCTTGAATGGGCATTTACAATAGCGTGCACCGACCGTTCCAGCAACTCAGCATAACTCATCATAACGGCAACGATATGTTTACAATGGGAACCCACCGGGCAGGTACAGTAGCTGGTGGGCAGAGACTGGACGCTTAAGGTGACGTTATACTCTTCAGAGCCCTGCACGTCTGCTGTGATTCCGTGATGTTCCGTAAAGGTTAATGATCCAACGCGTTTCTGTTTATAATATTGGAATCCGCGCATAATCGTCAGGTTATTAAAGTGCTCGGCAACCTCTCGAATCAATTGCTGCCACTGTGCATCATCCAGATTCATGTCAATCGGTATGTTCATCATTCCATCTCCTGGGCAATCATAGGTTTAACGATCCATACGCCTCAACGTATGGTGTGGATTTTCTGTATCCATCATATCAGTTATGGGTGTCCACGTGCATGGATTGAGAGAACTTATAATAGACTTTTTGATCATTATAAATGGAAACAGCAGGGGTGGATTTACCCACTGCATGCGTTATTGCTCCATATTGTGTATGCTTAGCGTATGTATTCCTTTCAGG
It encodes:
- a CDS encoding VanZ family protein → MSIQFTISSISVLGPLFILTLLALVIHARVSKVRYTSKQYMLMLTFAIYMLGVLHFVFFPIDVNIGIYANQTPWYKNLQWVPLLTADAPSFLLNIVLFMPLGFLLPLLKPSVDSIRKAAAAGLMLSFSIEILQLVIRITLGNGRSTDINDLIANTAGSVLGFVILGLLIRLIGQNLILPWTMRGHKRSTMR
- a CDS encoding DUF4179 domain-containing protein, which gives rise to MSNPFNIDQELKKQAKERPAMSNLVRTRIDATLESLPESPRQLDSEQAQRPRRVNKGLRRTAAAAVAAGVLGVTVFASGFVSPAMADSLRNIPLVGSLFSSIEADMGLRTAGSEGLTTPVNSSFAYQDVKFKVLETVYDGTRAAFLVHVTAPNLNQGMYDNGKDIVKLSSGVDNVFLDVNGFSPDGGLFYSSAGANEPDTLLFEQVIPADHKGEFPDQFDAKVKLTLQGLDHEFELTVPFTKSTTDTYKVQPDTLMENDLFTATVTKAEVTPITTRLTAAIGLNGKETLTAKEKEQLQDIRFAIYDDQGRQLTALSGEGIYEDNQLKWESIYATTAKDVKYLVVKPFEVKDDFTEEVKDNQFIQGMEMKIQLQ
- a CDS encoding RNA polymerase sigma factor, coding for MDPTDLVNQAIQGDRDAFIRLIREIENSLYNTAKSMLRKEEDVADAIQETILKAYKSMHTLREPQYFKTWMFRILINECNTMLSRLSLSTSYAEVPAKQEVSSPYDEVDMREAVDRLEESKRIVIVLHYFEDLTLRQVADTLNISESAVKMRLSRARQELYQKFKNFREVKLHVKPI
- a CDS encoding DEAD/DEAH box helicase; translation: MSLIHPYTETIEVHVALTGYGDALFYGALNTHHFVTGQSLKQRLFAWHAPSFFGTELETRQIEDIDLVVLPAEEVIPFFAEMHTLLHIEWKWDEQAAHLIRLAPALAATIENRKYVPSFAAYRTGQLQWSWDPDSMKPQDRAALSKAIDQTDESYAEGLNAAYSASVFQRWYSSEEAATDLRREFPQLFPQGGTPPRTAGMDAQAWLVSIGWKSDAAPFRPLLQLLEPDDDEHAWRLRIVLQDKLDAASLIPVRLDSRGRLEGEWPDVWTAFILDRSAGWLEQLRAHLPRISRSISGSRDVLSDPLSDQEAWQFLTIDSGRLLESGWQVLLPGWWESARKKKPKLRAKVKPEEGSERGQSFFGLDSIIHFDWRIAIGDSDLSEEEFADLVARNERLVRFRGEWVPLDPALLEQIRRAMGGVDREQGLSFQDILHLHLLQNEQREYRNQKWKEGQQAEEEEQQPHANENIRLEVELNEHLNRIIAQLGGGQGGAPSLPVPAGLHAELRSYQKEGFAWLGFLRKFGLGACLADDMGLGKTIQFITYLLHLKENQQRLPGDAPALLICPTSVLGNWQKEISRFAPSINVSLHYGARRLSGEAFREQTEQVDIIITSYATATLDQEMLQSYTWASICLDEAQNIKNAQTKQSMAVRSFPAKHRIALTGTPIENRLAELWSIYDFINPGYLGSARAFQTRFISAIEKDKDEQRMQDLQQLVKPFMLRRKKKDPNIQLDLPDKNEMKTYIHLTGEQSALYDQSVQALMDKMKELEGIKRKGAILSALTQLKQLCDHPLLLTKEALPETLSSDGSKAEYDLYSPQDMAMLISRSAKLERLMELVRELREEGERCLIFTQYIGMGQILQQVLQQELQEPVLYLHGGTSKTARDRMIEQFQSRTLPAYEQPSVFILSIKAGGVGLNLTAANHVFHFDRWWNPAVENQATDRAYRMGQTKDVQVHKFISLGTLEERIDEMLESKQQLSDNIITSSENWITELSTDELKDLFTRRRDWSG
- a CDS encoding SWIM zinc finger family protein, which codes for MNIPIDMNLDDAQWQQLIREVAEHFNNLTIMRGFQYYKQKRVGSLTFTEHHGITADVQGSEEYNVTLSVQSLPTSYCTCPVGSHCKHIVAVMMSYAELLERSVHAIVNAHSSTALKQAVKPVASMSSFRSSAVSEQDTDIPHFQYSQIRERALELAGLEITEWYELFEKCLVRLGTGTPSTAYVQEAADELYAIKPKLSAGMDQLFEFHVHLYLMRYCIPSRHSTSHTPIYLSYPAQLAVDALQKGMDQVLSHPLQFADLPDNKLKQLWKRVDETITYLRTQMTSETSTLMLFTPIYRQVWLNWIVPHLQNEQLLLSELNILQEIEDQLKESADNTPGHSGGSVLSVANLTGSIQPGKLGKSSPLPLVLAQSWIHFHLHQDEQAWQRLTSGSTAYGIPAEHLLHFLHVLADESNWKRLGAWLAQLGPLLANRRNEPLQDYMQLWDMTIKHLPETESHMWDTLVSMLPHSRPAYEEAMHSRGQWRRWIDFQLSTETEPLEFRVAVLQPIEKEAPELLLPFYHQAVERYIGHKNRDGYKAAVKLLKRLSKIYKKLKQEDRWEDFITALAVRNSRLRALQEELRKGKLIS